One genomic segment of Ignavibacteriota bacterium includes these proteins:
- a CDS encoding permease, protein MNWKEQYKSFLWILGFFIFAYYMPIENANFKSALNEAFVLAKWYAQEHVLLCLVPAFFIAGTISVFVSQASVVKYFGAKAKKWVAYIVAAGSGTILAVCSCTVLPLFSSIHKRGAGLGPAVAFLYSGPAINILAIILTARILGFELGIARVIGAVSFSIIIGLIMSFIYRKEEKEKASAQLAMPDVPEERPIWQTAVHFFILVAILVFVNWGKSDNPEGFWYLMFANKWFITSLFGVGFTLSLAYIIKVKKLFVIFGTAIVIISAILFYSNPLIPFITAVISTSIILTFSKDEPNQWLGESWGFAKQIMPLLGAGVLVAGFLLGSQNNPNGIIPNEWIAKLVGGNSLFANFFASVTGAFMYFATLTEIPIVQGLLLSGMGKGPALALLLAGPALSLPNMLVIRSVMGTQKTIVFVSLVIVMATISGFIFGEFF, encoded by the coding sequence ATGAATTGGAAAGAGCAGTATAAAAGTTTTTTATGGATTTTAGGATTTTTCATATTTGCATACTACATGCCGATAGAAAATGCAAATTTTAAATCTGCATTAAATGAAGCTTTTGTTTTAGCAAAATGGTACGCACAAGAACATGTGCTTTTGTGTTTAGTCCCAGCATTTTTTATTGCCGGAACAATTTCAGTTTTTGTAAGTCAAGCTTCTGTTGTAAAATATTTTGGTGCAAAAGCTAAAAAATGGGTTGCGTATATCGTAGCGGCCGGTTCGGGAACTATACTTGCGGTATGTTCGTGCACAGTTTTGCCTCTTTTTTCAAGTATTCATAAACGCGGTGCTGGATTGGGTCCGGCTGTTGCGTTTTTATATTCTGGACCGGCAATAAATATTCTTGCAATAATATTAACTGCAAGAATTTTAGGATTTGAACTTGGAATTGCTCGTGTAATAGGAGCAGTTTCTTTCAGCATAATTATTGGTTTGATAATGTCATTTATTTATCGAAAGGAAGAAAAGGAAAAAGCATCTGCCCAACTTGCGATGCCGGATGTTCCGGAAGAAAGACCAATTTGGCAAACTGCAGTTCACTTTTTCATACTTGTTGCAATTTTAGTTTTTGTTAATTGGGGAAAATCAGATAACCCAGAAGGCTTCTGGTATTTAATGTTTGCAAATAAATGGTTTATCACAAGTTTATTTGGAGTTGGTTTTACACTTTCGTTGGCATATATAATCAAAGTAAAAAAGCTATTTGTAATTTTTGGAACTGCAATTGTAATTATTTCTGCAATTTTGTTTTATTCAAATCCTTTAATTCCCTTTATAACCGCTGTTATTTCAACTTCTATTATCTTAACTTTTTCTAAAGACGAACCAAATCAATGGCTTGGTGAAAGTTGGGGATTTGCAAAACAAATTATGCCATTACTTGGCGCGGGAGTTTTAGTTGCCGGATTTTTATTGGGTTCGCAAAATAATCCAAATGGAATTATTCCCAATGAATGGATTGCAAAATTGGTAGGCGGAAATTCATTATTTGCAAATTTCTTTGCTTCGGTTACGGGAGCATTTATGTATTTCGCGACATTAACAGAAATTCCAATTGTTCAAGGTTTGTTATTAAGCGGAATGGGAAAAGGTCCAGCATTAGCTTTGTTATTGGCGGGACCGGCTTTATCACTTCCCAATATGCTTGTAATTAGAAGTGTTATGGGAACACAAAAAACAATTGTTTTTGTTTCGCTGGTAATTGTGATGGCAACAATAAGCGGATTTATTTTCGGAGAATTTTTTTAA
- a CDS encoding TM0996/MTH895 family glutaredoxin-like protein yields MLDIKILGTGCPNCLNLENLVKEVVKENNIESTIEKVTNRDKFMDYGVMITPGLVVNRKVLSSGKIPTKSTLEHWLKNNI; encoded by the coding sequence ATGTTGGATATAAAAATATTAGGAACAGGATGTCCAAATTGTCTTAATCTGGAAAATCTTGTGAAGGAAGTTGTAAAAGAAAATAATATCGAATCAACAATTGAGAAAGTTACAAATCGCGATAAATTTATGGATTACGGAGTGATGATTACACCCGGATTAGTTGTAAACAGAAAAGTTTTATCGAGCGGGAAAATTCCAACAAAATCTACATTAGAACATTGGTTAAAAAATAATATTTAA